The genomic interval GAGGGAAAGCTAACAACATCAACTATATCAGTAAGAGCATCAGGAGGTTGAGAAATCAGATTACACATgaaagcatctctctctctctctctctctctctctctctctctctctctctctctctctctctctctctctctctctcacacacacacacacacacacacagagaggcagaACAGCTCATTCAGTTATTCCTCTTAGGACCTGTAAATGCATTATCCTGCATGGTGGGCCATAGAGGTAGCCTTTTACtggctctctgtgtgtgtatgtgtgtgtgtgtgtgtgtgtgtgtgtgtgtgtgtgtgtgtgtgtgtgtgtgtgtgagagagagagaagagagagagagagtctgattCACTCAGCTTATAACACTTCCGGGAATACGAGTTACACTCAGACATTAGAAAGTCAGTATGGTATCGATACACATAAAAAATATCTGATTTGCTTGTTTACTTTACGTTTACCTTTTATGGTCGATAAATAGGTCACCATGGATATGATTTTGTTTCTTAAGTATTGTACTAAGTGAAGATTTCAGCATCcggtcacctcaggcttgctcataggaataaatgttagagatatatagtaacttacttttaaactttacaagtatttatttatttatttattataaaaataataaaaaaaaaaaaacaaaaaaaaaactgtatttataaatgtatttatttataaattgatttatttatatttccctttttaattcagtttctaTACTttagtaaagctgctttgagacgatgtgaattgttaaaatttatttctacaaataaattgatttgatgagggggcacggtggcttagtctttagcacgttcgcctcacacctccagggttgggggttcgattcccgcctccgccttgtgtgtgtagagtttgcatgttctccccgtgcctcgggggtttcctccgggtactccggtttcctcccccggtccaaagacatgcatggtaggttgattggcatctctggaaaattgtccatagtgtgtgattgcgtgagtgaatgagtgtgtgtgtgtgccctgtgatgggttggcactccgtccagggtgtatcctgccttgatgcccgatgacacctgagataggcacaggctccccgtgacacaggtagttcggataagcggtagaagatgaatgaacaaaattGAGTTGATATGAAACagccatctgtccatccatccatacgtATCATACCCACTCACTACACAGATCCTTCAAGCTCTGAATATTACACTGAAAATGGAAGGATTCTCTAACgtcagacaaacaaacaaacaaacaaacaaaaaagtgctATTTTTATGCTAACAGATTATTTTCTGTAAGCTTTATTTGTCtttgtgctatttttatatttaattattattacatgtgTGCTTGTTCACTGTATATGATTTGTAATCAAGTCAGCCCTTCAACATCCTTCGTGTTTGGGTCATTATCTAAGTTTCTGATTTCTaacaatgtttttgtttcatttgttagGTTGGAGTTTGAATTCCGTCTGAAATATTAACTCACTGATTAGGTGGAGTTCAGTAAAAACAGGAAACCCAGCCCTGAGAGAGAGTTTTAAACAGATGTATGATTTATTATTGAGCCAAAAGCAAAGAACTATGAGCTAAGAGCTAAGAGCTACACTTGGCTGACCTCTGATTAtcacttgtgtttgttttcGCAGCGTCCACACACTTGGTTTTAACTACTGACCACCTAGTACTTTCCATTACTTTCACATAATGAACAACTCTTCCTCTTTTcctggtagtgtgtgtgtgtgtgggtgtgtttattGTGCTGTAAAGGAAAGAAGTCGTGTCCTTGCCTTGCTGTTGCGGAAGTCTGATAACATTGAAGTACGCTGATAGGAAGGAATTTCCTCCAGCTGAATGATTAGCCACAAAACGGCACCGGTTTGAAACATCCCTGATCCCACACTGGCTCGGACAGAATGTTTGGTTTCTCACATGGTGAAAACAGGCAGATATTATAGCAGCCAGTGACGATGACGCCAAACGGCACGATGCCCTGTGTGTCACTGAGTAATAAAGCATTTTTTGTGGAAAGTCGTGTCGTGTCACGATGAGGCACAAGATGTCTCACTGAATCCCACTCGGTGTGTTTCACTGAGATGTCTTTTTTTACAGTTAAGGATgttattcctgtgtgtgtgtgtgtgtgtgtgtgtgtgtgtgtgagagagatgagggTATGCTGGGACAACTGCTCTCAATGCCATActctttagacacacacacaaacacagacacacacacaaacacagacacacaaatgcactcacacacacatatacacacacacacacacacgcgcgtgcacacacgcaattaaacataagaaacaaaaaCCCTTTCAGAATgtgttgttacaggaaaataatgtgTACATCTACGTATTTATCCAGTCATAAACTTCAGGAAAAAACAGCAGTTTAACCAGTAGAGAATGTTTAAAGTGGAGCATCCCATAGAGCTAGAGTTAAAAAGCTAGTGCATTAATGTACATATGCCTTTAATGTACACGTGATTTTAAACCTCCTGAACAACCAAGATCGAGTATGAAAGAGctagtttttaattaaaattgaaaCAATCTGACCTTTAGTATTGATGGAAGAATTGTTGCAGCTCTGTGTTCTTTTACTGAGAagcaaagaaaagcaaacagtaaaaggaagaagagaagaaaggaggagAGAGTAGAGCGTATTAAAGGATTGGGGAAAGGCACAGTTGTCTCTGTctggttaaatatttaatgagcAAACGCATTTCTGGTCTCTCTCACGTCCGGTTCAAGAGCCGGAATGAAGAACGAGAGAGAGCAGGCTGATGGAGAAAAGCTTTTTAGTGAGCCTTCAGtactgtattctctctctctctctctctctctctctctctctcacacactctctttcgctcgctctttctctctctctctctatttctgatTTTAGactctaatttaaaaaaaataaaaataaaaattgcccCTCAAAAAATCTGAAACAAATCTGATCACCTCAAACACTGAacaataatacatataaaaggttattattattattattattattattattattattattattaaaggagaaatcaatgtaaataatgatatGTTGTGCATCAGAGAGAATCATGCATTTGTCATGTGGTCATGCTCACAATTAAATCGGACAACAAATCATTAACCAGTGAACACGCCTGTGCCATTTGTTGCCTGTTCCATTTGCAATTGTGGCTATATGCACAAATcagtgcacgcacacacacacacacacacacacacacacacacacacacacaaaacatcctGCTTTCCACATAGACAATCACTAGGGACTGGGagggtttttctttctctctctttctcagtttCTTCTCGCACTCTCATGTCTGGTTTACATTAGGTAACTGTGATGTCATACACTTCCCAGCCCTGTGAGTCGCCCCAGCCCAGGCTCATGTTATGACATCATCTCTCCTCGCCCTACCCTGCGTCTGGTCCTATGAAGCAGGACACGCTCACAAATGGacgtctatttatttatttatttatttatttattttatttcatttatttatttatttatttatttattttttttaaagcaaagcaCTTCCATATTTCAGGAAAGGGTTCTAAAATTTGCATCAGGACAAATTACCTCACTTCCTGGCCACAATggctttttaaattaaaaccagTGCTTAATTGGTGCTCTATAATGGAGCATGATGGATGGGAGACAGTGATACACGCATGCTCGTTTCCCCTCCCAGGGATTTAGATGGAGGTGTAGTTAATATGCTGTGATCCAAGAGCATGatggctcaaagaaaaaaacaacaactgtatTCTAGAGATTTCTATGACGCCAAGATTACGTGAGGTGCACCTCCTGCTGTTTGTAGAAGGTACTGCAGGGTGATGCAAGCTTTTCCATGTGTGTCAGGATTTTTAATTGTGCCTTATagggtaaaatatttaaatacacttGACAGACAATGTTTAATTGATATGTACGTGTCCAGAATACTTTATTTAATCATCAACACAGTTATTACGGCTAAGATGTTTGTAAATGACCGAATGTAAATatgttatttcattcattcattcattcattcatcttctaccgcttatccgaactacctcgggtcacggggagcctgtgcctatctcaggcgtcatcgggcatcaaggcaggatacaccctggacggagtgccaacccatcgcagggcactatgttatttcattcacacacaaaccattgaggatgcaaacttttgcacttgatGGCATATTTGGAACTGTTGTGTGGATCATGAAGAAATCGTAGTACTCACATCTCGTTGACTTTCTCCGGAGGCCCCTGGACCTGGCCGATGACGGTGCCCTGCCTGGTGTTCTTCACCCAGCCGTTCACGCCCAGCTTTTTCGCCTGATCCTCTGTGTACTGCAGTCACATtaccacacaaacacttacacatgcTTTCACAAAAAGCATTATGTAATAACAGATCTTTACATTTTGGTAAACATTCATATACCAAGAACATTGTATGTAAATCTGAATCACACTGTTTTCTGCCATGGGAAATTCTTCAGAAGTTTACACtttaaagctgtgttttttttttgttttgttttatttattatttattatttttattttttatcttcaagaagaagaagaagaattaaaaataCATCCCGGTGAGGAAACGACTGTATATAGCAGCTATAACTGTAGGTTACTTGTTTGTCAGACTTTCTACAATATAACTACAAATGGATATAAAAAACGTACacttcattttttaattcataaattgtactaaattgctgtggtatgggttggcactctgtccagggtgtatcctgccttgatgcccgatgacgcctgagataggcacaggctccccgtgacccgaggtagttcggataagcggtagaagatgaatgaatgaatgaatgctgtggtataaaaagaataaaccaaTTCAATTGCAAGTgcttttacaggaaaataatcaatttcaTGAAGGAAACTGGAACTTAGAATAGAGTTACAATAgaattgttgattattttcctataacagcacgtTGCAAACTTTTTAATCtttgaatacatttttcttGTAATATTTTCTTACCATTCTGAAGCACACacctgaaataaaagtgaaatcgttgttttagtaaagaaaaaaaaaacaatgcagttttacataaatacataaagctCAGTGATTAATTATCAGTATAATTCATAACACATAAACATTTAGAGCTTTATTTTAACTGGGAGGCTAATACTCTAGGCTTGAAAATAATGTTATTTCTGGgcgtaaattattattattattattattattattattattattattattattattattattattttaaatgctcAGGACGTTATAACGAGTTGTATTTGCTGCCACCTCGTGGTCATTTGCATTAAtgcaaattttatatttatattttaatacactACCAAGAgttaatttattcttttttttttttttttgtaataacagAGAATATATTCCACAATAATTCTTAACCTCAATATATTCATATGTATAACCTATTTGCACCCACATTATAACATTTCACCTGTTTGCATTTACTTATCATTTCTACAGCTGACTGTAGCAGAGCGCAGAGGATTGTGGGATAtcttgtatacacacacacacacacacacatacacacacacacatatatatacacccaGTCTGAGCTACATACCCTGAACATTGCCGAAAATTTCAAAATCTACCGATGCGTATTTTGAAGACATGGcgaaataagagagagaaaatagtaaaaaaaacggaaataacaaaaaaactttcaaaTCGTAGCCAAACATGAACGCTGcgtatttatatctttatttatcgCCTCGCGCGTCTCCAAATAGCCTTTATTCTCGCGAGATTTCCCCGAGATTTCAACTCAAGATGTATTTATATCTCGTTATATTTATAACTCAAGTTGTCAAATTAATAATTCACTAAAACATGTTAAATACGTAGAATACATGTTAGTATTAGTTTAAACTGGTTAGGGTTTAGTGAGTAAATCTATATTTACACTATAATGAAAATGctatatataaatcttttatatttatctttattatatatatatatatatatatatatatatatatatatatatatatatatatatatatatatatatataatatcattaattatatatcattaattatattaattatgattatataatatataattttatatatatatatatatatatatatatatatatatatatatatatatatatatatatatatatatatatatataattttcattctagtttaaatatcttttaaatagccattatatataaatgcttCTCTGCTGCCCATTCACACTAGACCAGGGCCACATACAGCTCAATCTGATCTCAAGGGGGCCAGACCAATAAACTCATAGCAAAATTACATAGAACTAACAATAAgtccacttttttctttatattagtGCAAAGAAgaagtaaattataaaaatctttatattaaatgaattgtccttttacagaaatatattaacaacctggggggcacggtggtttagtggttagcacgttcgactcatatctccagggttgggggttcgattcccgcctccgccttgtgtgtgtggagtttgcatgttctccccgtgcctcgggggtttcctccgggtactccggtttcctcctcccgcctccgccttgtgtgtgtggagtttgcatgttctccccgtgcctgtagtgtctgtagtgtgtgattgtgtgagtgaatgagatgagtgtgtgtgtgccctgcgattggttggcactaATAAAAACTGAACACAGTTATTGTACAATGGCGCAAAACATTTAGTCACAGTTTTGTGGAACTTAAAAACACCGTCCTGCATGTTAACataaatcaaacatcaaaatatagAAACTGTTTAAAATCCAATTTCCAATTCACTTAAAATATTAAGTGGcagctgttttaaaaagaaaatctttgtaAAAATAGTTAATCTATACAtaagtatgtatgttttttaaagtaaacaaatttattttatcaatTTGCCCCTGAAACTTGGCATCTTTTAGCCTGCACAAGTGCATCGATATCAGGCATTATGTCCTGAGTAGCAGCCAATTTTAGAATCTCATTTAAGTGCTTATGTGAGACCTTTGAGCGCAgctttgttttattaatgttcatTCCTGAAAAAAACTTGCTCAGGTAGTCCCAAACATGCACAACATTTTTGTCTTCAGCATGCAATTTTTGACGAACTCCGCCTCACAGTACGGTTTTTATGCTAATGCTATATTGCTAGCAATTAGGTAGCTGGCTTTCACTGCAGCATCACTGGCCTCCCGGCTACTGGTGAAAACAGATTGCTGTTTCCTCAGACCCACCAGCATTTCATTTACCGTCTGTCTTCTTAGTTCTCCGGGCAAGCTGTTGTATTTTTCACCATGCTGAGTTTcatagtgggggcacggtggcttagtggttagcacgttcgcctcatacctccagggttgggggttcgattcccgcctccgttttgtgtgtgtggagtttgcatgttctccccgtgcctcgggggtttcctccgggtactccggtttcctcccccggtccaaagacatgcatggtaggttgattagcatctctggaaaattgtccgtagtgtgtgattgcgtgagtgaatgagagtgtgtgtgtgccctgtgatgggttggcactccgtagagggtgtatcctgccttgacacctgagataggcacaggctccctgtgacccgaggtagtttggataagcggtagaaaatgaatgagtgagagtgagtgagtttcatAGTGGCACCGAATATTATATTCCTTAAGCACTGAAACTTGCTGCGTGCACACCAGGCACATGGGTTTCCCATGAACATATGAACATATAGGAATAGGTCCATTTTTCTTGAAAAATCTGACACTCTGTGtcgaaaaataatttttttcatttttcagattTATCCCCCGGGCCGGACTGAACTCCCTGTCGGGCCGGTCCCGGCCCATGGGCCGtatgtttgacacccctgcacTAGACCATAGACTGCagactgcatcaaattggtctgcatctCTGTCATCttttctaaagatgatgcacaagaaaacctgcaaacagtttgctgaaggcaagcagactaaggacatggattactaaggacatggattttatctctgctttaacttcccattactccttggATTTTCTTGTGCTAACAgaaacctggatatccccacagaacactgctacaccagctgctttatcctctgtctatgctttctctcactcaccacggaaaatgggcaggggtggtggtacaggtttattgttgtcaaagaGATGGTGCCTGagacctctcctcttgtctcatttaaccatctcctcttttgaattccactACACATCTCcaatcatcacctggtatccttcaccatcactctccctatcctacctaaaactacctctcacccccttgcTCTTACCCGCCACaactttcactctgtctccccttcttctgtagcttctggcactctttcttctcttcctgatcctgagtctttttcctcactacccttggactcagccacagatactttcctctcatctctttcctcaactatggactttctctgccttatgtccactaaacccaagaaaacgtCTTGTTCTGCTACTTGACTTTCAGATGGGCTGCGCAACAATctaagagagctaagatcatcagagtgaaagtggaagaaatcacaacttgatgcagatcttgattcttaccatagactcctggccaagttctcctcagatgtgacttctgccaagacttccttctacaaggaaaagcttgaagcttcgtcACAAGACCCTCGGAAGctacacaacatcatctcttctctactcaaccctccagctccaccttcttcatcgtccctgactgcagaagactttgcttctttctaccatgagaagattgaggaaatctgcaggaccttcatTTCTGCcctgactgcacttacatctcacagtctggattcccctacaccgtCGTTGTCGCATTTCttaactgtagcagcagaagagattttacatcTCATctagtcttgcaatcctaccatctgcccattggatccactcccttccactatgctccagaccatctcacaagaccttctgcccttcattaccactatcatcaatagatccatagcatctggtcaggtgcCAACTAcattcaagagagcaagggttattcccatcccatcaaacatcagtaactacagaccagtatcacttctctcgtttctttcaaaaattcttgaacgcattgtctataatcaactgtctgtctatctctcacaaaacaacctccaagatcccaaccagtctggctttaaagcagctcattccacagagacagtccttttggatgtctctgagaaactacatgctgctagatcagccaaactgtcatccgtctccttgacctttcagcagcgtttgatatggtcaaccacaagactctcttgtccaccctcaggggggactctcttgtccacccttgtccatcttgggatttgcggatcagctttggaatggttcgcttcctacctggaaggatgctcatatcaggtaacatggaagggagtgacatctgctccacacagactctctactggtgtcccacaaggctcagtacttggtcctcttcttttctccctgtatactcactctcttggtgaagttatttcctcacatgggttctcttacctcTGCTATGCTGATAATACACaatttatcttctctttcccacccacagatgccacagcttctgatcggatctcagcatgtctggcagaaatttcatcatggatgactgctcatcagtaaagctcaatcctagcaaaactgaactgctgttcagcccaggtgattcatccccaggtcatgatcttgctatatccctgcacaacgatctgatctccccttcagccacagctcgcaacctaggggtaaccatggacaatcaactttCCTcgcatgttgttaatgtgactcgctcatgtcggtttcttctctacaacattagaaggatttggccatttttgtccacacaggctgctcaggtacttgttcagtctcttgtcatttcaagactggattactgcaatgcactgcttgCAGGTCTGcctatgaatgcaattcgtcctctgtaaattatccaaaatgcagctgtgtggattgttttcaacctgccaaagttctcgcatacctgtttgagtttaaatggagttttcaataaattgccaatctctctttttttgtctcttgttcctttttttcttttgacattttgaagaaGTTCTTACAACTTGGTTATGATCCACCAGCAAGAAatgcaaatacttttttttgaaTGTTTCCCCCGgtcttaagattttgttcaggagTGTGTAGGGGTTGTGAACTATGCTAAACAACTTTTGTTGATCTACTACATTAAATTGCCCCTTGGCCCATAATCTAAGCTCTTATAAGAAATCtataaaagcagctttagagatgAATTTGAAACTCAATCACCACCTGTAGATCTGTTAATACAAGAATCTGACACATGTTCCAACTGTAGAAAATATCTGTTTGTAGTAAATTGGCCTTTGGGCTTAAACCGCCATAAAATAACTTGGCAGAAGCACACAGTAGACTTGGCATTGAGGAAAGTGTGAAGTTTCTAATAGGGCCTTTGgctgaatgtgagtgtgtgtgtgtgtgtgtgtgtgtgtgtgtgtgtgtgtgtgtgtgtgtgtgtgtgagagagagagagagtgagagagagagagagagagagagagagagatgctttcATGTGTAATCTGATTTCTCAGACTCCTCTGATGCTCATACTGATATAGTTGGTTGTTAGCTGTCATTTaactggggagagagagagagagagagagagagagagagagagaagctcgCTGTACatgatttcatgattttttttttaatttaatatgtgGGAAATTTAACAGAAAAATGGGTCTCAACTTTGGTTACTATATGTGGTGTTTGCAAACATCAGCCACCGGAGGCGccctacacaacaaaacacacaacacctacaACGATTGTATATTTCATGACCGATTTCAGTCCTTAAAATTTCCCACACTGCAGGGCAGAAAGGTCTCCAGCTGTGGCACATCTGGTGGCTGGTATCCAAGAAGAGGCCAAAAATGGCAGAGCCTTTTGTGTCTGTGATCTGAAACAGCCTaattagatctttttttttttttttgtaatcaggATCATCCTCATGGAACACAAAATCATGGCATTGTTGTAGACAAATCAATTAAAGAAAAGCaacattgacaaaaaaaaaaaaaaatcacagatatttacatttggcagacactcttatccagagcaacttacattatttcatttttatataactgagaaattgagggttaagggcctttctcaggggcccaacagtggcagcttagtggacctgggatcaaactcacaaccttccgattggtgatccaacaccttaaccactaggctaccacgtgtATCGGATATCGAACAGGCCAAATGATAAACCTCATGCCAAGTGAAGTTTTTCGACAGATTTtccatgtatttttattaatatgtgaTTTTTCCAcacaattaattcatttttactttCCCCCAGCaggttcatttattttcagacgTGACTCTTCTATATGATTCttacattttcatacatttcgTGCATCACGTGATTTGTACCCCGTTAATTAATTTGTGAtattttcatttgattcatttacttTCATGCGATTCATTTTGTATGTTCACATTTTTTAAGCATGTAATTTATTTCacgattaatttttttcttttcaaatgttagttgttttttttttttttagaaatttgaGATTTGAATTTCTCCCATGGGCAACTTGAACCCATATGGTTGGCATGAGGTCTTGTGTTTCCCTGAGCTCACATGGACAGTTTCATGGTCAAATGCACCTTTCCATATTTTACTtacatattcaattcaattcaaatttatttgtatagcactttttacaattgacattttctcaaaacagctttacagaacaaacctagaacaaaaggttaatataaagaataatataaatattaatagaatacaaaattcaagattaatattagatatatttaaatgtgtttctatttatccccaatgagcaagtcttgagaggaaccagactcaaaggggaacctcatccttatatGGGTAACACTgcatggtgtgattataaatatacagtctgataaatgttgtattgatgcaaaagatcacatggagttcacatctcctctatagtatcgcagagtccaactggagctggtatatctctagatgcctcaggattctcagagtctgcctcatctcagtggaggtccaaaatcttcatcgcacggaagatgaTGCGATGACCATACACTGCACACGGATTTCTGGAtgtctcgggatgggtagaaagagagaagcagtggagagggattaacataaaCATACTGTTTGATCATtagtgaaatgtgtgttttttttctccaaggGATGCAAAAAGAAGAAGGCAGAAACACAAGGTAAAACAAACAGACTTTAGATTCTAAGAGGTTTAGGAGAATTTGAATCAACCTCACCGTGTTGAATTCGCTCTTTTACAGAGTATAATATAGAATTAATATAGAATTAGAACTAGAAATAGGCAAGAATCCACAAGCAAACACTTTCTTCATGCGTTTGAATCCGGCTCATTTTTTGTCCTGATCTACGTCAGACCCATAAGACACTGTTTTTGTGTCGCACTTCATTCTGTGTTGTGGATGCGCGTCTCTTTTGCTTAATCTTAATACCGCGcgctaaatcacacacacacacacacacacacacacacacacacacacacacacacacacagaagggcGGATTGAGTGCAAATTTTCGGCAAGTTCCGAGCTCCTCCCCCTCCACGATGAAGCTGTTAACACGGATTCTTCTATATTCCAAATTTTCCGGCACAACGTCCTCCATCCTGGATGCACGCACTACCAAGTCTACATCTCAAAGCGCGTaactcaacttttttttttttttcaaaagaagGGGGAGGAcggtgcattattattattattattttttttgcttttgtgtacTACCCTGACCATGGGGGATCACAAAGAGCCGACCATGGTGCAGAGGTCAAGTTCGTTTAGCATCAAGAGCCTCCTGCTGCCCTCCAAGTTTGACAGCCAGGGCGCAGGGGTCGCGGAAAATAGCGCAACAACA from Tachysurus vachellii isolate PV-2020 chromosome 1, HZAU_Pvac_v1, whole genome shotgun sequence carries:
- the acyp2 gene encoding acylphosphatase-2; protein product: MFGYDLKVFLLFPFFLLFSLSYFAMSSKYASVDFEIFGNVQGVCFRMYTEDQAKKLGVNGWVKNTRQGTVIGQVQGPPEKVNEMKQWLRNVGSPSSRIDRAEFTNERDISKLEVRGFGTRY